A genomic window from Denticeps clupeoides chromosome 11, fDenClu1.1, whole genome shotgun sequence includes:
- the rab11fip1a gene encoding rab11 family-interacting protein 1 isoform X2, which translates to MRNNMTASMFDLSMQDKPRSRLSKLKDKVRGKKKDGFSDSASAIVPSVTQVLTDSEGEGDAQSETSVKKKSKLKTLFAPKSNLQRNISQSMSTLGTLPEKNSSLSGSRSSGLNVESPDVKKKFKFFGHKRTDSSDSKVSLGPFALLSRSKQSTAEQSNLCINGSHVYAEEPEPKSGSSLSLNSSGRGSVEDVRKQHARNASDASSDSFQALSIPSYRPEPWERSPATQQTLQKEEEEKAKMAAEKRVQDMLHRQEEQEKRRREEQQKKQAEEEMKKAAAAEEEEEEERKRREEQERKRKQEEIMFAEEERKRKEEEATRKVEEQKRQEDATVTDKLSSLFGIGRKKEEPPSHHENHPTPAPRRTLPETPHVSTNPFEEIPLNPSPPNPFIQEGPEEAQKEVLTPNSIFSSRTTKVSAVKPRLEYLEPETDLSNPASPTAPTDPQSKFSPSTLSSDSSLSSVPFDSVMFSSLHSSLAPPNVRRSSSETPQESVENLSVDTSSMSEKKRKAPIPPGYPSSAKNVQMESQNFGQSRSVSRSISSGLLDPMEDWGGKDADVTKRPPTQRPVLPLPDYESLYPKRRHGVQGQSQWDHIIAEVTQRKFDQNAELCGPEMSVDGPVSPVNRRSVDHKERSDPNIHVNQKDKEDISVVSVAKTVIKKPLLPPKVSAVPSAKQQDEDTVTQNTSRASLVAEQTSDVRVKVLPSLSAQKTDTSKPQESQDSHRISERKVLDEVEGFILPKEKPAPAPPTKPILGPIKSEVPKADKDVPTVKPRQRLSAKDSLLQTQQEQTSTTELTSEEKDSKEPAKSHFEMVALEKLEVIDCENGQTSHATHTEPDEVPSSVKTFVEFDPFPSNSLLSKDPWVIPQEKPFEDNLFAGVPKKTDQPGDQRITPEDFDKIFSSSDPADPFTEFSHSNSAKLVEQEKQAVPKKASEAMEISSKKNRAPQPPVISSTPDPEKTKKAKPDKPVVESSTDVVKLPTDEMDPKASTLADIKLDSLAVSSPFGEEASQSEEILWDASEPLRTPAGDVSLQHGVLKTPLRAWISPSEVQPFTVQSNGGGPTPIPRRPHPVKPLSSIESQPSSSLSVTKDLKSMSIFDLSEKPKVAVSGPYTQLTQEELITLVVKQQGELSKKDAKIVELEEYIDNLLVRVMEEQPNLLLMLNDAKSAY; encoded by the exons ATGAGGAACAACATGACTGCCAGCATGTTCGACCTCTCCATGCAGGACAAGCCACGTTCACGTCTCTCAAAGCTGAAGGACAAGGTCCGTGGCAAGAAGAAAGATGGCTTCTCTGACTCTGCGTCAGCCATTGTGCCGTCTGTTACTCAGGTATTAACCGACAGCGAAGGTGAGGGCGACGCCCAGTCAGAGACGTCTGTGAAAAAGAAGTCCAAGCTCAAGACTCTGTTCGCGCCAAAGAGCAACCTTCAGCGCAACATCTCCCAGTCTATGTCCACGCTGGGGACCTTGCCGGAGAAAAACTCTTCCCTTAGTGGAAGTCGCTCATCGGGTCTCAATGTTGAGTCACCTGATG TGAAGAAGAAGTTTAAATTCTTTGGCCACAAGCGCACAGACAGCAGTGACAGTAAGGTGTCACTCGGCCCGTTCGCTCTGCTTTCCCGCTCCAAGCAGAGCACCGCTGAGCAGAGCAACCTGTGTATAAACGGGAGCCACGTCTACGCCGAGGAGCCTGAACCAAAGAGCGGTTCGAGCCTCAGTCTCAACAGCTCTGGCCGGGGCTCCGTTGAGGACGTGAGGAAGCAGCACGCCCGGAACGCTTCGGACGCCTCCAGTGACTCGTTCCAGGCCCTGAGCATCCCTTCATACCGGCCTGAGCCCTGGGAGAGGAGCCCGGCCACGCAGCAGACCCTgcaaaaagaggaggaggagaaggccaAGATGGCGGCGGAGAAGAGAGTGCAGGACATGCTGCACCggcaggaggagcaggagaagaggaggcgagaggagcagcaaaaaaagcaagcggaggaggagatgaagaaagcagcagcagcagaagaagaagaagaagaagagcgtAAGAGACGGGAAGAgcaagagaggaagaggaagcagGAAGAGATAATGTTTGCAGAGGAGGAAAGAAAGCGAAAGGAAGAGGAGGCGACCCGAAAGGTAGAGGAGCAGAAACGACAAGAGGATGCCACTGTGACCGACAAACTCTCCTCACTGTTTGGTATTGGACGGAAGAAAGAGGAACCACCCAGTCATCACGAGAACCATCCGACCCCTGCTCCTCGACGAACCTTACCAGAGACTCCCCATGTTTCCACAAACCCCTTTGAGGAAATCCCTTTGAACCCCAGCCCACCTAATCCTTTCATCCAAGAGGGTCCTGAAGAGGCTCAGAAAGAAGTCCTCACCCCAAACAGCATTTTCAGCAGCCGCACAACCAAAGTGTCTGCCGTCAAACcaag ATTGGAGTATCTGGAGCCAGAGACTGATCTAAGCAATCCTGCTTCCCCCACTGCCCCTACAGACCCTCAAAGCAAGTTTTCCCCCTCCACCCTGTCTTCTGATTCTTCCCTCTCTAGTGTTCCCTTTGACTCTGTTATGTTCTCATCCCTGCACTCATCTCTGGCTCCACCTAACGTTAGAAGAAGTTCCTCTGAGACCCCCCAGGAAAGTGTAGAAAACCTGTCTGTTGACACTTCTAGCATGTCAGAGAAGAAACGCAAGGCACCAATTCCACCTGGATATCCAAGTTCAGCTAAGAATGTGCAAATGGAATCCCAGAATTTTGGACAATCAAGAAGTGTGTCTAGAAGCATCTCTAGTGGCTTACTAGATCCCATGGAGGATTGGGGAGGTAAAGATGCTGATGTGACAAAGAGACCGCCAACACAAAGACCTGTTCTTCCACTGCCTGATTATGAAAGCCTGTACCCTAAGAGGAGGCATGGGGTGCAAGGTCAGAGTCAGTGGGATCACATCATTGCTGAAGTTACTCAAAGAAAGTTTGACCAAAATGCTGAACTGTGTGGACCTGAGATGAGTGTAGATGGCCCAGTTTCCCCAGTCAATCGTCGATCAGTCGACCATAAAGAAAGAAGTGATCCAAATATTCATGTAAACCAGAAGGATAAAGAGGACATTTCTGTGGTTTCAGTGGCAAAGACTGTGATCAAAAAGCCCCTGCTCCCTCCAAAGGTTTCTGCTGTCCCTTCAGCCAAGCAACAGGATGAGGACACtgtcacacaaaacacatcacGAGCCAGTCTAGTGGCTGAACAGACTAGCGATGTTCGTGTCAAAGTTTTACCCTCTCTGTCAGCTCAGAAGACCGATACATCCAAACCACAAGAGTCTCAGGATTCTCATAGAATCAGTGAGAGAAAGGTGCTTGACGAAGTTGAGGGCTTCATACTGCCAAAGGAAaaaccagcaccagcaccccctACCAAACCCATTTTGGGTCCAATAAAGTCTGAGGTTCCCAAAGCTGACAAAGATGTTCCCACAGTCAAACCTAGACAAAGACTGTCAGCTAAAGACTCATTGTTACAAACCCAACAAGAACAAACCAGTACAACAGAACTTACCTCAGAGGAAAAGGATTCCAAAGAACCTGCAAAGAGTCATTTTGAGATGGTAGCTTTGGAAAAATTAGAGGTCATTGACTGTGAAAATGGTCAGACTTCACATGCCACACATACAGAACCAGATGAGGTGCCAAGTTCAGTTAAGACATTTGTAGAGTTTGACCCTTTCCCCAGTAACTCCCTCCTTTCGAAAGATCCATGGGTTATACCCCAAGAGAAACCTTTTGAAGACAATTTATTCGCTGGTGTGCCAAAGAAAACAGATCAACCTGGGGACCAACGTATCACACCTGAGGACTTTGACAAGATTTTTTCCTCCAGTGATCCTGCCGACCCGTTCACTGAGTTTTCACATAGTAACTCAGCCAAACTTGTAGAGCAGGAAAAACAAGCGGTCCCCAAAAAGGCCAGTGAGGCTATGGAAATTTCATCAAAGAAAAATCGAGCACCCCAACCTCCAGTGATTTCTAGTACTCCAGACCCAGAAAAGACCAAAAAGGCAAAACCCGACAAACCAGTTGTGGAAAGTAGCACTGATGTGGTGAAATTACCAACTGATGAGATGGACCCTAAAGCTTCCACCCTGGCTGATATCAAGCTTGATTCTTTAGCAGTCTCCAGCCCTTTTGGTGAAGAAGCATCTCAAAGTGAGGAGATATTATGGGATGCATCTGAGCCACTGAGGACACCAGCTGGAGATGTTTCATTGCAGCATGGGGTGCTTAAGACCCCACTGCGGGCCTGGATTTCACCTTCAGAGGTGCAACCATTCACTGTGCAGAGTAACGGTGGAGGGCCAACTCCAATTCCACGCAG